Proteins encoded within one genomic window of Manduca sexta isolate Smith_Timp_Sample1 unplaced genomic scaffold, JHU_Msex_v1.0 HiC_scaffold_2927, whole genome shotgun sequence:
- the LOC119192560 gene encoding uncharacterized protein LOC119192560 produces MEIYVIVGMGVLIYALVTILLNCECWNPDNQKCQCEECKSLFQGAVTPSVLSVSSRIDRDGPAGAANGQHAAAGVLGATRDARPRGTLVHASLAAAPALGDKKTEHLTGTFCLTGDTMEGIIQCLVFLKAFS; encoded by the exons ATGGAAATATACGTCATCGTTGGCATGGGCGTGTTGATATACGCGCTGGTCACCATCCTGTTGAACTGTGAGTGCTGGAATCCCGACAACCAGAAGTGTCAGTGCGAGGAGTGCAAGAGCCTCTTCCAAGGCGCGGTGACGCCTTCCGTGCTATCCGTGTCGTCGCGCATTGAC CGGGATGGACCCGCTGGCGCGGCTAATGGACAGCACGCCGCTGCCGGCGTGCTGGGAGCCACGAGAGACGCGCGCCCGCGCGGCACCCTTGTCCACGCCAGCCTCGCCGCCGCGCCTGCGCTCGGCGATAAGAAAACAGAGCACCTCACTGGCACCTTCTGCCTCACCGGCGACACTATGGAAGGCATCATCCAGTGCCTCGTGTTCCTCAAAGCGTTTTCG